The following coding sequences lie in one Methylotuvimicrobium alcaliphilum 20Z genomic window:
- a CDS encoding FHA domain-containing protein gives MAKFTVFFKDKAIDSVLFESGVMHIGRDESNDLTLNSLAVAPAHAAAIIKQNGCLIKQLNDDFPLIVNGEKLKESLLNNNDRITLGKYSLIFNTTESVTEIPKHESPEVSQLNQEIGQNLNLPEANLQVMDGQHIGRILPMKKAMTRLGRNGGGIAVIARRKEGYFISSLENNSSMTINNQPLGDKTVKLNNNDLIVIDNTTLQFFQNPNK, from the coding sequence ATGGCAAAATTCACCGTTTTTTTCAAAGATAAAGCGATCGATTCGGTATTGTTTGAATCGGGCGTTATGCATATCGGTCGCGACGAAAGCAATGATCTGACACTCAACAGCTTGGCGGTAGCTCCAGCACATGCTGCCGCGATCATTAAGCAAAACGGTTGCCTAATCAAACAACTCAACGATGATTTTCCATTGATCGTCAATGGCGAAAAGCTTAAAGAATCCCTTCTTAATAATAACGACCGCATTACCCTTGGAAAGTATTCACTGATATTCAATACCACAGAGTCGGTGACTGAAATACCTAAGCACGAAAGTCCCGAGGTTAGCCAGCTGAATCAAGAAATCGGGCAAAACCTGAACCTGCCCGAAGCTAACCTTCAGGTCATGGACGGACAGCATATCGGAAGAATTCTCCCCATGAAAAAAGCCATGACTCGGCTAGGACGAAACGGCGGAGGAATTGCCGTTATCGCCCGACGAAAAGAAGGTTACTTCATTTCGTCGTTGGAAAACAATTCGAGCATGACGATCAATAATCAGCCCTTGGGCGATAAAACCGTAAAATTAAATAACAACGACCTGATTGTCATCGACAATACCACCCTACAGTTCTTTCAAAATCCAAATAAATGA
- a CDS encoding PilZ domain-containing protein produces the protein MKTTSPTDKRRYHRIFYDTPAQLSCDEINQPCRLVDLSLKGCLLRFEGPWQGDLEKIYMLTFSLSEDYTIAMALSISHIVDDTAGFKCEHIDIDSITHLRRLVELNLGDSELLERDLLALTELEL, from the coding sequence ATGAAGACCACCTCGCCCACCGACAAACGCCGTTATCATCGTATTTTTTACGACACCCCTGCACAATTGAGCTGCGACGAAATAAACCAGCCGTGCAGACTGGTCGACCTTTCATTGAAAGGCTGCCTGCTTCGCTTCGAAGGCCCTTGGCAAGGCGACTTGGAAAAGATTTATATGCTCACCTTCAGTCTTTCCGAGGACTACACCATTGCAATGGCGCTAAGCATATCGCATATCGTCGATGACACCGCCGGGTTTAAATGCGAACACATCGATATCGATAGCATCACACACCTAAGACGCCTTGTTGAATTGAATCTTGGCGATAGTGAATTATTAGAACGAGACTTACTTGCGCTGACCGAGCTCGAACTATGA
- the radA gene encoding DNA repair protein RadA — protein MSKKTKTAFVCEECGADYPRWNGQCTACGAWNSIKEVRLGAGKSERNKRTDGYSGIRSSVQALSDVDLAQAERLSTGISEFDRVLGGGVVRGSVTLIGGAPGAGKSTILLQAIADMARRGIDVLYVSGEESLQQIAERAHRLNVSGERINMLAETSVQNVCDVLDDINPQVLVVDSIQVMYTQDTDSAPGSVSQVRESASYLTQYAKRHNVSVFLVGHVTKDQSLAGPMTLSHIVDTQVVLSSTNDARFRVLRADKNRFGSVGELGFFAMDSTGLKEVKNPSAMFLNRAEKPSSGSVVTVLWEGTRPLLVEIQALVTECQYGNPRRLAVGFDQNRLAMLLAILSRHGGIFTANDEIYANVVGGIKVTETSSDLAIVVGIVSSLKDKIIPHDTFFFGELGLNGEIRPVANGLARINDAAKHGFKKAVIPKSNAPKKAIEGLRIYPVANLAEALDVLGEVEC, from the coding sequence ATGAGTAAAAAAACGAAAACAGCCTTTGTATGCGAGGAGTGCGGTGCCGATTACCCTCGTTGGAACGGGCAATGCACGGCCTGTGGGGCTTGGAATTCAATTAAAGAAGTGAGGCTGGGTGCGGGCAAATCCGAACGAAATAAGAGAACGGATGGCTATTCCGGGATTAGGTCGTCCGTGCAAGCCTTATCCGATGTTGATTTGGCTCAGGCGGAACGATTGTCGACCGGGATTTCCGAGTTCGATCGAGTTTTGGGCGGCGGTGTCGTCAGAGGCAGCGTAACGCTGATCGGCGGCGCACCGGGGGCCGGAAAGAGTACTATATTACTGCAGGCGATTGCCGACATGGCCCGACGCGGGATTGATGTGCTCTATGTTTCAGGCGAAGAGTCCTTGCAGCAAATCGCCGAGCGGGCTCATCGATTGAATGTGTCAGGCGAGCGGATCAACATGCTTGCGGAAACTTCGGTGCAGAACGTGTGCGATGTGTTGGACGACATCAATCCGCAGGTTTTAGTGGTCGATTCGATACAGGTCATGTATACCCAAGATACCGATTCGGCACCGGGGTCGGTATCTCAAGTTAGGGAGTCGGCAAGTTACCTGACTCAATATGCCAAGCGGCATAATGTCTCGGTATTTTTGGTCGGGCATGTCACTAAGGATCAGTCGTTGGCGGGGCCGATGACGCTCAGCCATATTGTCGATACCCAAGTGGTGTTGTCGTCGACTAACGATGCTCGATTTAGGGTGCTTAGAGCCGATAAGAATCGTTTTGGTAGTGTTGGCGAATTAGGTTTTTTTGCGATGGACAGTACCGGTCTCAAAGAGGTTAAAAATCCTTCCGCGATGTTTCTAAACCGAGCAGAAAAGCCGTCCTCGGGTAGTGTTGTGACTGTGCTGTGGGAAGGTACTCGGCCATTGTTAGTTGAAATTCAAGCATTGGTCACCGAGTGTCAATACGGTAATCCCCGGCGCTTGGCAGTTGGCTTCGATCAGAATCGGTTGGCGATGTTGCTGGCGATACTATCGAGACACGGCGGTATATTTACCGCGAATGATGAAATTTATGCGAATGTGGTCGGCGGCATCAAGGTTACCGAAACCAGTTCCGATTTAGCGATCGTCGTCGGCATCGTATCGAGCTTGAAAGATAAAATCATTCCGCATGATACGTTTTTTTTCGGAGAACTAGGTTTGAATGGCGAAATTAGGCCGGTTGCGAACGGTTTGGCGCGAATCAACGATGCGGCCAAGCACGGCTTCAAGAAGGCGGTTATCCCAAAGAGTAATGCCCCTAAAAAAGCCATTGAAGGTTTAAGGATTTACCCGGTTGCTAATTTGGCCGAGGCATTGGATGTATTAGGTGAGGTTGAGTGCTAA
- a CDS encoding response regulator transcription factor, with product MRILVVEDELILCEQIKKFLTDKGFAVDTANKGSDGYYLGKEYPVDAAIVDIGLPDFSGIELIKRLRKDEVVIPILILTARSRWQEKVEGLEAGADDYLVKPFHYEELLARLNALIRRSGGKAHPVLKHANIELDTAAQEVRVSGERLELTAFEYKVLEYLMFRKGEVISKSVLTEHIYEEDFDRDSNVIEVFIGRLRKKLDPDGTSKPIETLRGRGYRIPQE from the coding sequence ATGCGTATTTTAGTCGTTGAAGACGAATTAATTCTGTGCGAACAAATCAAAAAATTTTTGACCGATAAGGGCTTTGCAGTGGATACGGCTAATAAAGGCAGTGACGGTTATTATTTGGGTAAGGAATATCCGGTCGATGCGGCCATCGTCGATATAGGCCTTCCCGATTTTTCAGGCATCGAATTGATAAAACGCTTGCGTAAGGATGAGGTGGTTATTCCTATATTGATCTTGACCGCAAGAAGCCGCTGGCAGGAAAAGGTGGAAGGTCTTGAAGCCGGCGCCGATGATTATTTAGTCAAGCCTTTCCATTACGAAGAGTTGCTAGCTCGTCTAAACGCCTTGATTAGGCGCTCCGGAGGCAAGGCGCATCCTGTTTTAAAGCACGCGAATATCGAGTTGGATACTGCCGCACAAGAGGTCAGGGTATCCGGAGAAAGGCTCGAATTGACCGCGTTTGAATACAAAGTGCTTGAGTACCTTATGTTTCGTAAAGGCGAAGTCATATCAAAATCGGTATTGACTGAACATATCTATGAAGAGGATTTCGATCGGGATAGTAATGTGATCGAAGTCTTTATTGGTCGTTTAAGAAAAAAGCTTGATCCCGACGGGACAAGTAAGCCGATCGAAACATTGCGCGGGCGCGGTTATCGTATCCCTCAAGAGTAG
- a CDS encoding PepSY domain-containing protein, with the protein MTNLIKVVFMTALLPVSVSFGSELMVAMVSLDEATKQVRQDSKVKVLGAKTESIEDRKVHVIKILTPDGRIQYQRIDAETGRLLGRDR; encoded by the coding sequence ATGACAAATTTAATCAAAGTGGTATTCATGACCGCATTATTACCTGTCTCGGTTTCATTCGGAAGCGAACTTATGGTCGCGATGGTGAGTTTGGATGAAGCGACCAAGCAAGTTCGTCAAGACAGCAAAGTCAAAGTGCTGGGGGCTAAAACCGAATCGATTGAAGACCGAAAGGTTCATGTCATCAAAATCCTGACACCCGACGGCAGAATACAATATCAGCGTATCGATGCAGAAACAGGGCGATTATTAGGTAGGGATAGGTAA
- the sppA gene encoding signal peptide peptidase SppA, with the protein MESNNDSQAVSKSERKDGWERETIEKLAFAAITEQRRARRWGIFFKMLTFLYLVAIFAAIMFPKWKDDIGMGLDVKGHTAVIDVVGMIAEDKDANASRIIKGLRQAAKDNSTRGIILNVNSPGGSPVQSDYIFHEIRELKKEYPDLPIISVVGDICASGGYYVASAADKIYVNQASLIGSIGVLMNGFGFVDTLDKLGVERRLLTSGEHKGMLDPFLPVDEEEIQHMQKLLGQVHQQFIDAVKEGRGTRLKETDLIFSGMVWTGKEGVELGLADDFGSASYVAKHVIGAEKLVNFTPPERLLDKLAGRIGASFGKSLGVFGEKMLIQ; encoded by the coding sequence GTGGAAAGCAATAATGACAGCCAAGCCGTTTCTAAATCGGAACGGAAAGACGGTTGGGAACGGGAAACGATAGAAAAATTAGCTTTTGCGGCGATAACGGAACAAAGAAGGGCAAGGCGCTGGGGCATTTTTTTCAAAATGCTGACTTTTTTGTATTTGGTTGCCATTTTTGCGGCAATTATGTTTCCAAAGTGGAAGGATGACATCGGGATGGGTTTGGACGTCAAGGGGCATACCGCGGTGATCGATGTGGTCGGCATGATTGCCGAGGATAAGGATGCCAATGCGAGCCGCATTATCAAGGGGTTGCGTCAAGCCGCGAAAGACAATAGCACGCGCGGCATCATTCTGAATGTCAATTCACCGGGCGGGAGCCCTGTGCAATCGGACTATATCTTTCATGAAATCAGGGAATTGAAGAAAGAATATCCCGACTTGCCGATTATATCGGTCGTGGGGGATATCTGTGCGTCCGGCGGCTATTACGTCGCTTCGGCCGCCGATAAAATTTATGTGAATCAAGCCAGCCTGATCGGTTCGATCGGCGTGTTGATGAACGGTTTCGGTTTTGTCGATACGCTCGATAAGCTGGGGGTAGAGCGACGTTTACTAACGTCCGGGGAACATAAAGGAATGCTTGACCCTTTTTTACCGGTAGATGAAGAAGAAATTCAGCACATGCAGAAATTGCTCGGTCAAGTGCACCAGCAGTTTATCGATGCGGTAAAAGAAGGGCGAGGAACACGTTTAAAGGAGACTGACTTGATATTTTCCGGTATGGTTTGGACCGGGAAAGAAGGGGTTGAATTGGGCCTGGCCGACGATTTCGGTAGTGCAAGTTATGTTGCCAAGCATGTTATCGGCGCCGAAAAATTGGTTAATTTTACGCCGCCCGAGCGCTTACTCGATAAGTTGGCGGGCAGAATCGGTGCGTCATTCGGCAAGTCGTTAGGCGTCTTTGGCGAAAAAATGCTGATTCAATAA
- a CDS encoding HAD-IA family hydrolase has product MFVPKRFDLIIFDWDGTLVNTIDWIVHCLQDAAVRCRFEVPEDQAAKDVIGLSIDNAVRQLFPEADKDSRNTFIEHYGKAFFAKQLSRADLFKGVFDMLNVLRASGYRLAVATGKGRKGLQKALMQTGTEHLFDITRCADETASKPAPVMLQEIIDRLEIPAERALMVGDSIHDLQMARNAGIVSAAVACGAHSPELLRQYDPLFNLAQTSQLLEFI; this is encoded by the coding sequence ATGTTCGTTCCTAAACGCTTTGATTTGATTATTTTTGATTGGGATGGAACACTGGTCAATACGATCGATTGGATCGTGCATTGTTTGCAGGATGCCGCTGTTCGATGTCGTTTTGAGGTGCCTGAGGATCAAGCGGCAAAGGATGTGATCGGATTAAGCATCGATAATGCTGTTCGCCAGCTGTTCCCGGAAGCCGATAAGGACTCCAGGAATACGTTTATCGAGCATTACGGCAAGGCGTTTTTTGCCAAACAGCTGAGCCGAGCCGATTTGTTTAAGGGCGTGTTCGATATGCTAAATGTCCTGAGAGCGAGTGGTTATCGGTTGGCGGTGGCTACCGGAAAAGGGCGGAAAGGCTTGCAGAAGGCTCTCATGCAAACCGGTACCGAGCATTTGTTCGACATCACTCGTTGCGCCGATGAAACCGCGTCCAAGCCGGCCCCTGTTATGTTGCAAGAAATCATCGATCGCCTCGAAATTCCGGCCGAACGAGCCTTGATGGTCGGCGATTCGATTCATGATCTGCAAATGGCTCGTAATGCGGGAATCGTTTCGGCGGCCGTTGCTTGCGGTGCGCATAGCCCGGAACTGTTACGGCAATACGACCCTCTATTTAATTTGGCACAAACATCACAATTACTGGAATTTATTTGA
- the rluC gene encoding 23S rRNA pseudouridine(955/2504/2580) synthase RluC encodes MKPVQQETHSGVQFIEVFEENCDQRLDNFLIAKLKGVPKSRIYRIVRKGEVRVNKGRVDVKYRLKEGDVVRIPPIRVAETENNAFVPQSLKHSLEHDILYEDDVLLVLNKPSGFAVHGGSGLDSAVIEGLRQLRPAAPFLELVHRLDRDTSGCLLIAKKRSALRKLHELFRGDDIQKTYLAVLAGRWARKKLVVTAPLQKNVNKGGERMVEVSRSGKEAETFFRRIKLLPNATLVEASPKTGRTHQIRVHAAWLGHPIIGDERYGDFEVNKAFKKIGFKRMFLHAYRLEFVHPVTGQRLQITAPVPKLMEALINNNDD; translated from the coding sequence ATGAAACCAGTACAGCAAGAAACGCATTCGGGCGTTCAATTTATTGAAGTTTTTGAAGAAAACTGCGATCAGCGGCTTGATAACTTTTTGATTGCCAAACTGAAAGGCGTGCCTAAAAGTCGGATTTATCGGATTGTTCGAAAGGGCGAGGTGCGCGTCAACAAGGGGCGTGTGGATGTTAAATATCGCTTAAAGGAGGGCGATGTCGTCAGAATTCCGCCGATACGCGTTGCCGAGACCGAAAATAACGCTTTTGTGCCGCAATCATTAAAACACAGTCTCGAGCACGACATTTTGTATGAAGACGATGTGCTGTTGGTGCTTAATAAGCCGTCCGGTTTTGCCGTGCATGGCGGTAGCGGACTGGATTCTGCGGTCATCGAAGGGCTCAGGCAATTAAGGCCTGCTGCGCCGTTTCTAGAATTGGTGCACCGTTTAGATAGGGATACTTCCGGTTGTTTATTGATTGCGAAGAAAAGGAGTGCTTTGCGAAAACTGCATGAACTGTTTCGCGGCGACGATATTCAAAAAACCTATTTGGCCGTGTTAGCGGGTCGTTGGGCGCGAAAAAAATTGGTGGTTACAGCCCCGTTGCAAAAAAATGTTAACAAAGGCGGCGAGCGTATGGTCGAAGTGAGTCGATCGGGAAAAGAAGCCGAAACTTTTTTCCGACGCATCAAGCTATTGCCGAATGCGACTTTGGTCGAAGCGTCACCTAAGACCGGACGAACGCATCAGATTCGTGTTCATGCCGCTTGGCTAGGCCATCCCATCATCGGCGATGAGCGTTATGGAGACTTCGAGGTTAATAAGGCCTTCAAAAAGATCGGTTTTAAGCGAATGTTTTTGCACGCTTACCGATTGGAATTCGTCCATCCCGTTACCGGTCAACGATTGCAGATTACCGCGCCCGTGCCGAAGCTAATGGAAGCATTAATTAACAATAATGATGACTAA
- a CDS encoding Rne/Rng family ribonuclease — protein MKRMLINATQPEELRVALVDGQKLYDFDIEVPSKEQKKSNIYKGIITRIEPSLEAAFVNYGSEKHGFLPFKEIAPNFRQRAEGDTSEGGRASIKDQIKEGQEIVVQIEKEERGNKGAALTTYISLAGTYLVLMPNNPKAGGISRRIEGDTRNELREVMTALEIPDTMGLIVRTAGCGKSAEELQWDLNYLLQLWEAIERSASEQSAPFLIFQESNVIIRALRDHLRGNIDEILIDKEEAFHLVQKFLKQVMPHFLSKAKLYQDSVPLFSRYQIESQIEIAYGREVSLPSGGSIVIDHTEALTSIDINSARATKGSDIEETALNTNLEAADEIARQLRLRDLGGLFVIDFIDMMANKNQRAVENRLRDALKIDRARIQTSRISRFGLLEMSRQRLRPSLGESTQLICPRCKGQGTIRNVESVALAVLRVLEEEAMKPGTEKVIAHLPIESATFLLNEKRPAIELIESRLKVGIVILPSKHLETPAYTIDRIKAKDAIEEKPSYLQIKEEDIPLPEFAQQIKPKAEQAAIKEFLPDAPAPVQNRNTSASLIKRFWQKLVGVGGKEETPAMPQPDKKQERKEGEERTPGKKRDNKRGPGSRNNRPKRPVNKRETKPDEQKETITEEVVQQPVEPDKTTNEAVEQPVKKSPSRNGRRGPNRRRPRNPNYRKPESSQQSETSGPNVPTQADESPKSAEVVKTQDEKPRREQDATAAKPDNNTDSKPAVKSESESDA, from the coding sequence ATGAAAAGAATGCTTATCAATGCCACGCAACCTGAAGAACTGCGTGTCGCTTTGGTAGATGGTCAAAAACTTTATGATTTTGACATTGAAGTCCCTTCAAAAGAACAAAAAAAGTCAAACATTTACAAAGGCATTATTACCCGTATCGAACCCAGCCTAGAAGCTGCTTTCGTAAATTACGGCTCCGAAAAACACGGCTTTTTACCCTTTAAAGAAATCGCTCCGAACTTCCGGCAACGCGCGGAAGGCGACACCTCCGAAGGCGGACGCGCATCGATCAAAGATCAAATCAAGGAAGGCCAAGAAATCGTCGTTCAAATCGAAAAAGAAGAACGCGGAAACAAAGGCGCGGCATTAACCACCTACATCAGCCTCGCCGGAACCTATTTGGTATTGATGCCGAACAATCCGAAAGCCGGCGGTATTTCCAGGCGCATTGAAGGCGATACGCGAAATGAATTGCGTGAAGTCATGACAGCGCTGGAGATTCCCGACACCATGGGCCTGATCGTCCGTACCGCCGGATGCGGTAAGAGCGCCGAAGAACTGCAATGGGATTTGAATTATCTGTTACAACTCTGGGAAGCGATCGAGCGTTCGGCTAGCGAGCAATCGGCACCTTTTTTGATATTCCAAGAAAGCAATGTCATCATCAGAGCCTTACGCGACCATCTACGTGGTAACATTGATGAAATCCTGATCGACAAGGAAGAAGCATTTCACCTGGTGCAAAAGTTTTTGAAACAGGTCATGCCGCACTTTTTGTCCAAAGCGAAACTCTATCAGGATTCGGTACCTTTGTTTAGTCGCTATCAAATCGAATCGCAAATCGAAATCGCCTACGGACGCGAAGTATCGCTGCCATCCGGCGGCTCAATCGTGATCGATCATACCGAAGCGTTGACCTCGATCGACATTAACTCGGCACGCGCGACCAAAGGCAGCGACATCGAAGAAACCGCGTTGAACACCAATCTTGAAGCCGCCGATGAAATCGCTCGTCAGTTACGACTTCGCGATTTGGGCGGCTTGTTCGTGATCGACTTCATCGATATGATGGCCAATAAAAATCAACGCGCAGTCGAAAACCGCTTACGCGATGCGTTAAAAATCGATCGTGCCCGCATACAAACCAGCCGCATTTCGCGATTCGGCTTGCTGGAAATGTCTAGACAACGGCTTCGGCCTTCGCTAGGCGAATCTACGCAACTAATCTGCCCTCGCTGCAAAGGCCAAGGGACGATTCGAAATGTCGAATCGGTCGCATTGGCAGTGTTGCGCGTGCTGGAAGAAGAAGCGATGAAACCCGGCACCGAAAAAGTCATCGCGCACTTGCCGATCGAAAGCGCGACTTTCTTGCTCAATGAAAAGCGGCCCGCTATCGAACTGATCGAGTCGCGATTAAAAGTCGGCATCGTGATTCTGCCGAGCAAACACCTGGAAACGCCGGCTTACACGATCGACCGGATCAAGGCCAAGGACGCGATCGAGGAAAAACCTAGCTATCTACAAATCAAGGAAGAAGATATTCCGCTCCCTGAGTTCGCGCAACAGATCAAGCCCAAAGCCGAACAAGCGGCTATTAAGGAATTTCTGCCCGATGCGCCGGCGCCGGTACAAAATCGCAATACCTCGGCCAGCCTGATCAAGCGCTTTTGGCAGAAATTGGTCGGCGTCGGCGGCAAAGAAGAAACACCAGCCATGCCCCAGCCAGACAAAAAACAGGAACGAAAAGAAGGCGAAGAAAGAACGCCGGGCAAAAAACGCGATAACAAACGCGGACCGGGAAGTCGAAACAACCGACCTAAAAGACCCGTCAATAAGCGTGAAACAAAACCTGACGAACAGAAAGAGACCATTACCGAAGAAGTCGTTCAACAACCGGTTGAGCCGGACAAAACTACGAATGAAGCTGTCGAACAACCGGTAAAAAAATCGCCATCCAGAAATGGAAGAAGAGGCCCGAATCGACGCCGCCCTCGGAACCCGAATTACAGAAAACCGGAATCCTCACAACAGAGCGAAACCAGCGGACCGAATGTTCCGACTCAAGCCGATGAAAGCCCAAAATCGGCAGAAGTGGTTAAAACACAAGACGAGAAGCCTCGCCGTGAACAGGACGCTACCGCCGCTAAACCGGACAACAATACCGACAGCAAACCCGCTGTTAAATCAGAAAGCGAATCGGACGCCTAA